Proteins encoded by one window of Juglans regia cultivar Chandler unplaced genomic scaffold, Walnut 2.0 Scaffold_695, whole genome shotgun sequence:
- the LOC118346123 gene encoding secreted RxLR effector protein 161-like, translating to MAKTPYASVVGSLIYGQICMRPDISFAVGMLGRYQSNPGMSHWKATKRVLRYLQGTKDYQLTFKKIDILEVTGYSDSDFAGCSDSRKSTSGYVFLLAGGAISWRSMKQIITDSSTMEVEFVACFEAIVHGLWLRNFISGLGVIDSITRPLRIYCDNSSTVFFSKKDRYSKGAKHMELKYLSIKEEVQKQTVFIEHISTMLMIADPLTKGLVAKLFKEHVDRMGLMI from the coding sequence ATGGCAAAAACGCCCTATGCATCAGTCGTGGGGAGCTTGATATATGGACAGATTTGCATGAGGCCAGATATTAGTTTTGCAGTTGGCATGCTTGGGCGCTACCAAAGTAACCCAGGGATGTCTCATTGGAAAGCAACAAAGAGGGTATTGCGATATTTGCAAGGAACTAAGGATTACCAGCTTACCttcaaaaaaattgacattttgGAGGTAACTGGATACTCAGACTCTGATTTTGCTGGTTGCTCTGATAGCAGGAAATCCACTTCAGGTTATGTTTTTCTGCTGGCTGGTGGAGCGATCTCATGGAGAAGTATGAAGCAAATAATCACTGATTCATCTACAATGGAGGTTGAGTTTGTGGCATGCTTTGAGGCCATAGTACATGGTTTATGGCTGAGGAACTTTATTTCAGGGCTTGGAGTTATCGACTCTATAACCAGGCCGCTgagaatttattgtgataattccTCTAcagtatttttttccaaaaaagatAGGTATTCTAAAGGTGCCAAGCACATGGAGCTCAAATACCTAAGCATTAAGGAGGAAGTACAGAAACAAACAGTGTTCATAGAACATATTAGTACTATGCTTATGATAGCAGACCCATTAACAAAGGGTCTAGTAGCAAAGCTATTTAAGGAACATGTTGATAGAATGGGTCTTATGATATGA